In Cyanobacteria bacterium GSL.Bin1, the sequence AAACGAACAATTACAACCCGTTGATCCCCTTAATTTCAGTGATCGTAAAGCTTATGTGGATCGCCTCAAAGAAGCCCAAGAAAAAACTCACCTCACCGAAGGGGTGCAAACGGGTGTCGGGTTAATGGATGGACTGCCAGTTGCCCTTGGGGTGATGGACTTCCGTTTTATGGGCGGCAGTATGGGATCTGTCGTCGGCGAAAAAATTTGTCGTCTTGTAGAATATGCCACGGAACAAGCCTTTCCCTTAGTCATTATCTGTGCCTCTGGCGGGGCAAGAATGCAAGAAGGAATGCTCAGTTTGATGCAGATGGCAAAGATTTCTGGAGCGCTACAACGTCATCGTGAAGCCGGTTTACTCTATATTCCGGTTCTCACACATCCCACCACCGGCGGTGTCACTGCCAGTTTTGCCATGCTTGGTGATGTTACTCTCGCGGAACCGAAAGCGACCATTGGTTTTGCGGGACGACGCGTGATTGAACAAACCTTACGAGAAAAACTCCCCGAAGGCTTCCAAACGTCAGAATATTTACTCCAACATGGCTTCGTTGATGCCATTATCAATCGCTTTCAACTGAAAAAAACGATCGCGCAACTGATTTGTTTACACCAACCCTACTTCCCGACCTTCGCGACACCAGCAACTGCCTAGCCTTGGCGCTATAAAGGAGAGCCTTCAATAATCCATTCGGAGGCTCTTTCTCCCAAATCAAGGGGAATATTTACCGCCTTTCCTAAACGAGGACGTTCCTTGGTTTTCTGAATAAATGCTTTGACTTGCGCGGTGCTTCCCCAGGCTTCTAAGTAACTCGCAACGGCATTCAAATGCTCTAGATACTCGATTTCATCCAAGGGAAAAGAGGCTTGTTCGAGATACCGCCACATCACTTGCAGATAGATTTTATCCCGAAAGCGACGTAACTGCACATCAAAGGAATAGCCCCATTTACTTAAAATCAGTTGTTGCAGTTCTTGTCCCGTCATAAAACCGTGACCAACTTCGACAAGCTCAGTTTCCGTGAGCAATGACCAGTTACGGGTAATCATTACCAATAACTAAGAATATCTATTAATCCTACATGATTAACCGCTAAAAATGGATCTGGCTGAGAATATAACGCAACCGATCATAATCGTCTTTCAACAAGGTGCTTAATTTGCGTCCCGCTTGGACTAACCACTCTCGATCAGCTTGACGCAGCCGATAAATTTCTCTCAACACGGCTGCCAGTAGGGAATCCACAGGAACGGTATTCACGTCTAAAAGAGTGCGAAGAAAATCCAATTCTTCAGTAAAGCGGATGATCTCACTCGTCTGGCAATGATAAACCCCTTGGTGAACTTGGGGCGGACGCGGGGGCAGATACTGATAACATCGTCCTCCCTTTCGTCCATTACCATTATTCCCGGGTTCGGCGGTGAAAAAGCCCAGCATCGATACCCGAAATTCTGTTTTCAACATGGCAAAGATTTGGGGCTGTTCTTCTCGTAAATCCTGCAACGATAAACCGAGTGCCCGGGCACGATGCACAGAATCAATCGGTGTCGTGGTTACATAAGTGACCACTGCTAGCACTTCATTCCCGGTTTCTTCATCAAACGATTTCACCCAACTTCCAAACGGGGGCATGACGGGAAAAGAAAGGTCTTCCGGTTCCAAACACTGTGCCAAAAAATCAGTGGTGCTAGTTTCAATCACCTCGGCAAAGTGATTGGGATGCCGGTTATCGGTGGAAAATTGTGGAAGAGGAATCCGCATTTATGCCCCCTAATCGTCGTGCTTATTTCTTGCGACCTTTGCGAGGCTGGACTTCTTCTAATTCAGATAGGCGAAAGGTAACGAGTTTATCCCAGTTTCCCCCTTCAAATAAAACCGCTGCATTATCATCGGTAATGCGTTGCACTAACCCTTCAAAGCGATAATAGATATCGTCAA encodes:
- a CDS encoding DUF3067 family protein; the encoded protein is MTGQELQQLILSKWGYSFDVQLRRFRDKIYLQVMWRYLEQASFPLDEIEYLEHLNAVASYLEAWGSTAQVKAFIQKTKERPRLGKAVNIPLDLGERASEWIIEGSPL
- a CDS encoding DUF3252 domain-containing protein, whose product is MILPGSKVSVTNVDDIYYRFEGLVQRITDDNAAVLFEGGNWDKLVTFRLSELEEVQPRKGRKK
- the accD gene encoding acetyl-CoA carboxylase, carboxyltransferase subunit beta, producing the protein MSLFDWFANRRKSEPDLKQAPEREIADGLWSKCESCGVLAYTKDLQANHFVCSECNHHLRVDSNERIRQLIDPETWQPLNEQLQPVDPLNFSDRKAYVDRLKEAQEKTHLTEGVQTGVGLMDGLPVALGVMDFRFMGGSMGSVVGEKICRLVEYATEQAFPLVIICASGGARMQEGMLSLMQMAKISGALQRHREAGLLYIPVLTHPTTGGVTASFAMLGDVTLAEPKATIGFAGRRVIEQTLREKLPEGFQTSEYLLQHGFVDAIINRFQLKKTIAQLICLHQPYFPTFATPATA